Proteins encoded in a region of the Oncorhynchus keta strain PuntledgeMale-10-30-2019 chromosome 3, Oket_V2, whole genome shotgun sequence genome:
- the LOC118367308 gene encoding general transcription factor II-I repeat domain-containing protein 2-like — protein sequence MKVVVSCINFIRAKGLKHRQFQEFLSELESTHGDVLYYTEVRWLSRGRVLRRFYELLPEINAFLHLKDKTVPELIDPEWKWHLAFLTDVTEILNSLNLQLQGEGKLICDMYSHIKAFEVKLALLLEQVKKRNFVHLPATQNLSTENPAVPFPAEKCVEALEMLKAEFGVRFSELHVHAKEIRLFQNPFVADIDEAQPSYQFELAELQNCDVLKDSFKPNSLIDFYAALPNDTYPNIKKHAMKMSTVFGSTYICEKTFSRMKLLKTPMRSRLTDEHLHQCLRLAVTRMEPDIQLLTSQMQAHSSH from the coding sequence ATGAAGGTTGTGGTGTCGTGCATAAACTTCATCAGAGCAAAGGGACTTAAACACAGGCAGTTCCAAGAATTCCTGTCTGAACTGGAGTCTACGCACGGAGATGTGCTGTACTACACAGAGGTCCGATGGCTGAGCCGGGGCAGAGTTTTGAGGCGTTTTTACGAGCTGCTACCCGAAATTAACGCATTTCTTCATTTAAAAGACAAAACGGTCCCAGAGCTGATCGACCCAGAATGGAAATGGCACCTCGCATTTTTAACAGACGTGACAGAAATACTTAACAGCCTTAACTTGCAGCTACAAGGCGAGGGGAAACTCATTTGCGACATGTATTCACACATAAAAGCATTTGAGGTGAAATTAGCGCTGCTTTTGGAACAAGTGAAAAAGCGCAACTTCGTCCATCTTCCTGCTACCCAAAACCTGTCGACAGAGAACCCAGCGGTCCCGTTCCCAGCTGAAAAGTGCGTGGAAGCACTGGAAATGCTGAAGGCGGAGTTCGGTGTGCGATTCAGTGAACTACATGTTCATGCAAAAGAAATCCGTCTTTTTCAGAACCCCTTTGTTGCCGACATTGATGAAGCCCAGCCTTCATATCAGTTTGAGTTGGCTGAGTTACAGAACTGTGATGTTCTGAAAGACTCATTCAAGCCCAACAGTCTCATTGACTTCTATGCCGCCCTCCCAAACGACACATATCCAAACATCAAAAAACACGCAATGAAAATGTCCACAGTTTTTGGCAGCACGTATATCTGCGAGAAAACCTTTTCTCGCATGAAACTGCTGAAAACCCCGATGAGATCAAGATTGACAGATGAACATTTGCATCAGTGCTTGAGACTGGCTGTAACTAGAATGGAACCTGATATTCAACTTCTCACCAGCCAGATGCAGGCCCACAGTTCACACTGA